A DNA window from Microcystis aeruginosa NIES-843 contains the following coding sequences:
- the pcrA gene encoding DNA helicase PcrA — MTVTADYLEQLNPSQRLAVEHFCGPLLVVAGAGSGKTSALTYRIAHLIRHHGVDPENILAVTFTNKAAREMKTRIEKTFAQQKAQEKYGQRLELLEEYEQKKLFSQVYRHYTKKLWIGTFHSLCGRILRYDINKYQDEYGHSWQRNFSIMDESDAQSLVKNIVTKQMNLDDKKFDARNLRYAISNAKNLGLTPTDYARENPHFRGKVISEVYQAYQMQLAQNNALDFDDLILVPVRLFQQNESILGYWHTQFKHILVDEYQDTNRIQYELIRLLSTNGETKKSEWNWTDRSIFVVGDADQSIYSFRMADFTILLNFQADFGDGLPDDDTRTMVKLQENYRSRENILQAANKLIEKNSQRIDKVLVPTREGGESIYVFKARDEQEEAAFVIDKIREFTQENPELTWGSFAILYRINAQSRPFEDGLIRNNIPYNIVGGFKFYDRQEIKDAIAYLRVIANPADTVSLLRIINTPRRGIGKTTIDNLLKAAQELGVPLWEIISDETSVNTLAGRATKSINKLAKIIQNLQEKITDLSASEILDQIMEDSGYIDELKQQGTEEADTRIENIQELYSAVVQFQEENEETNLQEFLASASLASDLDNLQEGQEKVSLMTLHSAKGLEFPIVFLVGLEQGIFPHNRSLNDPIALEEERRLCYVGVTRAKEQLFLTYAKERYVWGNKEMKVASQFLQELPPELLTSNLKPKKTPKVVPIQTTASNQRKWGVGDRVLHSTFGEGEVTHILGEGKKMNLAVKFSGLGQKIIDPRTAPMQLIHE, encoded by the coding sequence ATGACAGTCACAGCCGATTATTTAGAACAACTCAATCCTTCCCAGCGCCTTGCTGTGGAGCATTTTTGCGGCCCCTTGTTGGTGGTTGCTGGAGCAGGATCGGGAAAAACTAGCGCTTTAACCTATCGTATCGCCCATTTGATCCGTCATCACGGGGTCGATCCGGAAAATATTCTCGCAGTCACTTTTACCAATAAGGCAGCCCGGGAAATGAAAACGAGAATTGAAAAAACTTTTGCTCAACAAAAAGCACAGGAAAAATACGGTCAAAGATTAGAACTTTTAGAAGAATACGAACAGAAAAAACTCTTTTCTCAAGTTTATCGGCATTATACTAAAAAACTCTGGATTGGGACTTTTCACAGTCTTTGTGGTCGGATTTTGCGCTATGACATTAATAAATATCAGGATGAATATGGTCATAGTTGGCAAAGGAATTTTTCGATTATGGACGAGTCTGATGCCCAGAGTTTAGTAAAAAATATCGTCACTAAACAGATGAATTTAGACGATAAAAAATTTGATGCCCGCAATCTACGTTATGCGATTAGTAATGCCAAAAATTTAGGTTTAACACCCACAGATTACGCCAGAGAAAACCCTCATTTTCGGGGAAAGGTCATTTCTGAGGTTTATCAGGCTTATCAGATGCAATTGGCACAAAATAATGCCCTAGATTTTGATGATTTGATACTGGTTCCAGTCCGTCTTTTTCAGCAAAATGAATCTATTCTCGGTTATTGGCATACGCAATTTAAGCATATTTTAGTCGATGAATACCAAGACACTAACCGGATTCAGTACGAGTTAATTCGGCTTTTGTCCACCAATGGTGAAACGAAAAAAAGTGAGTGGAATTGGACGGATCGATCGATTTTTGTGGTGGGTGATGCCGACCAATCTATCTATAGTTTTCGGATGGCAGATTTTACTATTCTGCTCAATTTTCAAGCGGACTTTGGCGATGGTTTACCGGATGATGATACTCGCACGATGGTGAAACTACAGGAAAACTATCGTTCACGGGAAAATATTCTGCAAGCGGCAAATAAATTAATTGAAAAGAATAGTCAAAGAATCGATAAAGTCCTTGTTCCCACTAGAGAAGGAGGCGAGAGTATTTATGTTTTTAAAGCCAGAGATGAACAGGAAGAAGCAGCTTTTGTTATCGATAAAATTCGAGAATTTACCCAAGAAAACCCCGAATTAACTTGGGGTAGTTTTGCCATTCTCTACCGAATTAATGCCCAATCTCGCCCCTTTGAAGATGGGTTAATTCGCAATAATATCCCCTATAATATTGTCGGGGGATTTAAATTTTATGATCGACAGGAGATTAAAGATGCGATCGCTTATTTACGAGTGATTGCCAATCCTGCCGATACCGTTAGTTTACTGAGAATTATTAACACTCCCCGGCGCGGTATCGGTAAAACCACAATCGATAATTTGCTCAAAGCTGCCCAAGAATTAGGAGTACCTTTATGGGAAATTATCAGCGATGAAACTTCCGTTAATACTCTCGCCGGTCGTGCGACTAAAAGCATCAATAAGTTAGCTAAAATTATCCAAAACCTGCAAGAAAAAATCACCGATTTATCCGCTAGTGAAATCCTAGATCAAATCATGGAAGATTCGGGATATATCGATGAGTTAAAACAGCAGGGAACCGAGGAAGCTGATACCCGCATCGAGAATATTCAAGAATTGTATAGCGCCGTCGTACAATTCCAAGAAGAAAACGAAGAAACCAATCTCCAGGAATTTCTCGCTAGTGCTAGTTTAGCCTCGGATTTAGATAATCTTCAGGAAGGTCAAGAAAAAGTATCGTTAATGACCCTTCATTCCGCCAAGGGTTTAGAGTTTCCTATCGTCTTTTTAGTCGGTTTAGAACAGGGCATTTTTCCCCATAATCGTAGTTTAAACGATCCCATTGCTCTTGAGGAAGAACGCCGTTTGTGTTATGTGGGAGTGACTCGGGCCAAGGAACAATTATTTTTAACCTACGCAAAAGAAAGATATGTCTGGGGGAATAAAGAGATGAAGGTAGCTTCCCAATTTTTGCAGGAATTGCCCCCAGAATTGCTCACAAGCAACCTGAAACCGAAAAAGACCCCAAAAGTGGTTCCCATTCAAACAACTGCCTCTAATCAAAGAAAATGGGGCGTAGGCGATCGAGTGTTACACTCTACTTTTGGAGAAGGAGAAGTGACCCATATCCTCGGTGAGGGTAAAAAAATGAATCTAGCGGTCAAATTTTCGGGTTTAGGTCAGAAAATCATCGATCCTCGCACCGCACCCATGCAACTTATCCACGAATAG
- a CDS encoding CP12 domain-containing protein has product MLQAQEIMTQNVVTIRGSATVADAVKLMKEKQLRGLIVEPRHEQDPYGIVTETDIVYKVAAFGHDPKTMRVYEIMVKPCVVVNPELGVEYVARLFAQTRIRRAPVIQGKTLLGIISVSDILFKSDFVEKPKRLFIEDEIEAAREDARAICAAKGEISPDCAAAWDVVEELQAEASHQRAKKQGNNSLQSYCEANPDALECRIYED; this is encoded by the coding sequence ATGCTACAAGCTCAAGAAATTATGACCCAAAACGTTGTCACCATTCGTGGTTCGGCAACGGTTGCCGATGCCGTGAAATTGATGAAAGAAAAACAACTGCGGGGATTGATTGTCGAACCGCGCCATGAACAGGACCCTTATGGAATTGTCACTGAAACCGACATCGTTTACAAAGTGGCGGCCTTTGGCCACGATCCTAAAACTATGCGGGTTTACGAAATTATGGTTAAGCCCTGTGTGGTCGTCAATCCCGAACTGGGGGTGGAATATGTGGCTCGGTTATTTGCTCAAACCCGCATTCGCCGCGCCCCCGTGATTCAGGGCAAAACTTTGCTGGGCATTATTTCTGTCAGTGATATTCTCTTCAAGAGCGATTTTGTTGAAAAGCCCAAGCGGTTGTTCATTGAAGATGAAATTGAAGCGGCCCGGGAAGACGCGCGGGCAATTTGTGCGGCCAAGGGTGAAATCTCTCCCGATTGCGCCGCAGCCTGGGATGTGGTTGAGGAACTCCAGGCGGAAGCCTCCCATCAACGGGCCAAAAAACAGGGGAATAACTCACTCCAGTCCTACTGCGAGGCTAATCCCGATGCCTTAGAGTGCCGCATTTATGAGGATTAA
- a CDS encoding CAAD domain-containing protein — protein MESMQPTETQNPIRTDLPGSLSKPSSSSTEQIWSEYVEPVWDSVMSYLANVPDYIGSFFSGYKKPLIVLGAILASFVTVKVTLAVLDAIDDIPLLAPILQLVGIVYTGWFVWRYLLKDENRRELLAEIDALKAQVFGSHNNPL, from the coding sequence ATGGAATCAATGCAACCGACCGAGACCCAAAATCCGATTAGAACGGATTTACCCGGGTCTCTGAGCAAACCCAGCAGCAGCAGCACCGAACAGATTTGGTCTGAATATGTAGAACCAGTTTGGGATTCGGTGATGTCCTATCTGGCTAACGTCCCCGATTATATCGGTAGTTTCTTCTCTGGATACAAAAAACCTTTAATCGTTCTGGGGGCAATTTTAGCCAGTTTTGTCACCGTGAAAGTTACCCTAGCGGTTTTAGATGCGATCGATGATATTCCCCTCCTTGCTCCTATCCTACAATTAGTTGGGATCGTTTACACTGGTTGGTTTGTCTGGCGCTATCTGCTCAAAGATGAAAATCGCCGCGAGTTATTAGCCGAAATTGATGCACTAAAAGCGCAAGTTTTTGGCAGTCACAATAACCCTTTATAA
- a CDS encoding CBS domain-containing protein, whose translation MVLMSLDTPLSWAPDLEKAINRQPLTVPPTTSLADAIALIGQAHSRLCLLTDDLSPLAAPAGEVRVSCLLVVQGQELLGILTERDVVRLTAQGINLSETTVADVMVHPLITLPQQSAQDIFAALFLFRRYRIRHLPIVDDQGQLIGVISHESIRQILRPANLLRFRRVSDVMTSQVVQAPLTATVLQLAQLMAEHRVSCVVITQRDSEDNDCPVGIVTERDLVQFQAVQIDLHKTRAQTVMSTPLFLLSPEDSLWTAHQEMQKRRVGRLVVSWNWGRGLGIVTQTSLLRVFDPMEMYGVIENLQQTIQQLESERSPSLPSPPADLLPQRTRTPSEKDIAGDRELLLTLLDNAYKDVKYMLANLDIVVEQRRSLLQSVLEKLAHLGREISS comes from the coding sequence ATGGTGCTGATGTCCCTCGATACACCTCTGAGTTGGGCCCCCGATCTGGAAAAGGCGATCAATCGCCAACCCTTGACGGTGCCGCCAACCACTTCTCTGGCGGATGCGATCGCCCTAATCGGTCAGGCCCATAGCCGTCTGTGTTTACTCACCGATGACCTATCCCCTCTAGCTGCTCCGGCCGGAGAGGTGCGTGTTAGCTGTCTGCTGGTGGTGCAGGGGCAAGAGTTATTAGGAATTTTGACAGAACGCGATGTGGTGCGACTCACCGCTCAAGGGATTAACCTGTCCGAGACAACCGTTGCCGATGTGATGGTACATCCCCTGATCACGTTGCCCCAGCAATCTGCTCAAGACATTTTTGCCGCCCTGTTTTTGTTTCGTCGCTACCGAATTCGCCATTTGCCGATTGTCGATGACCAAGGACAGTTAATCGGGGTGATCTCCCATGAAAGTATTCGCCAGATATTGCGTCCGGCCAATCTATTGCGGTTTCGTCGCGTATCCGATGTGATGACCAGTCAAGTGGTACAGGCCCCACTCACCGCCACAGTCTTGCAATTGGCCCAGTTAATGGCTGAACATCGTGTCAGTTGTGTGGTGATCACCCAACGAGATTCCGAAGACAATGACTGCCCGGTTGGTATTGTGACAGAGCGAGATCTTGTCCAGTTTCAAGCCGTTCAAATCGATCTGCACAAAACTAGGGCCCAGACGGTGATGAGTACGCCGTTATTTCTCCTCAGCCCCGAGGATTCCCTGTGGACAGCCCATCAGGAAATGCAAAAACGGCGGGTGGGGCGTTTGGTGGTTTCTTGGAACTGGGGTCGGGGGTTGGGTATTGTTACACAAACCAGTCTGTTAAGGGTTTTTGACCCGATGGAAATGTATGGGGTGATTGAAAATTTACAACAAACCATTCAACAGCTAGAGTCCGAGCGATCGCCCTCCCTTCCTTCTCCACCAGCGGACTTATTACCCCAACGGACCCGCACCCCATCAGAAAAAGACATCGCAGGCGATCGCGAATTATTACTTACCTTGCTGGACAATGCCTACAAAGACGTAAAGTATATGTTGGCTAACTTAGATATTGTCGTCGAGCAGCGGCGATCTTTGCTTCAATCTGTTCTAGAGAAGCTTGCCCACCTCGGTCGTGAAATTAGCTCTTAG
- a CDS encoding ABC transporter ATP-binding protein: MDNKVLDVRHLTVEFSNQKRTTVAVNNISFSLQKGQVLGCVGESGSGKSVTSLALMGLVPSPGKITGGEICFRPAKGQSMQAVDLLSIPPEELRYYRGGEMAMIFQEPMSSLNPVYNIEFQLTEAILLHQKVTTEQAKNQAISLLQEVRLLPSDEQLEEKYIETFPLENKGHVREKIRTYIQEQKEAILKRYPHELSGGQLQRVMIAMAISCNPTLLIADEPTTALDVTVQAEILRLLRDLCKSDREMSMVFISHDLGVINEIADQIVVMYQGEIVEQGTKEEVLNYPQHPYTKGLLACRPRLNSRPEKLPTVSDFLRVEKDSQGKIIELQEITPPAVKFITLQEEESRIEGLQHHENILSVENLSVRFPVKGVFGQVKTFFNAVDQISFAVKRGETLGLVGESGCGKSTLARTILRLIPATSGDIYFRGENLAKLNPSDPKLRLLRRELQIVFQNPYNSLNPRLSIGKAILEPMVIHHTGGNYKKQRQRVEYLLERVKLDPNWFDRYPHQLSGGQRQRVCIARALALNPQFIICDESVSALDVSVQAGVLNLLKELQQEFNLTYIFISHDLSVVRFMSDRIMVMNKGKIEEMGTANEIINSPQSDYTRKLIASIPQFTQSLAS; the protein is encoded by the coding sequence ATGGATAACAAAGTTCTCGACGTTCGCCATCTCACCGTTGAATTTTCTAATCAGAAAAGAACAACAGTCGCCGTTAATAACATTAGTTTTAGCTTGCAGAAAGGTCAAGTTCTCGGTTGTGTGGGGGAGTCGGGTTCAGGAAAATCCGTCACCTCCCTTGCACTCATGGGACTGGTTCCCTCTCCGGGAAAAATTACCGGGGGAGAAATTTGCTTTCGTCCGGCAAAAGGTCAGTCAATGCAAGCAGTAGATTTATTATCTATTCCCCCAGAAGAATTGCGTTATTATCGCGGGGGAGAAATGGCGATGATTTTCCAAGAACCAATGAGTTCTCTTAATCCAGTTTATAACATCGAGTTTCAACTCACCGAAGCAATTTTACTGCATCAAAAAGTCACCACTGAACAGGCAAAAAATCAAGCCATCTCTCTACTGCAAGAAGTGCGCTTATTACCCAGTGATGAACAGTTAGAGGAGAAGTATATAGAAACTTTTCCCTTAGAAAATAAGGGTCATGTCAGGGAAAAAATTAGAACTTATATTCAGGAACAAAAAGAAGCAATTCTCAAGCGTTATCCTCACGAATTATCGGGGGGACAATTACAAAGGGTAATGATTGCCATGGCGATTTCTTGTAATCCTACCCTATTAATTGCCGATGAACCAACCACCGCTTTAGATGTGACTGTCCAAGCAGAAATATTAAGATTATTACGAGATTTGTGTAAAAGCGATCGAGAAATGTCAATGGTTTTTATCTCCCACGATCTGGGAGTTATTAACGAAATTGCCGATCAAATTGTCGTGATGTATCAAGGAGAAATCGTCGAACAAGGAACGAAAGAAGAAGTATTAAATTATCCCCAACATCCCTACACAAAAGGTTTACTTGCCTGTCGTCCTCGCTTAAACTCTCGTCCAGAAAAATTGCCCACTGTCAGCGATTTTTTACGAGTGGAAAAAGACTCTCAAGGTAAGATTATTGAATTACAGGAAATTACTCCACCAGCAGTTAAATTTATTACTCTCCAAGAGGAAGAAAGCAGAATTGAAGGTTTACAACATCACGAGAATATTTTATCAGTAGAAAATTTATCGGTTAGATTTCCAGTTAAGGGAGTTTTCGGGCAAGTAAAGACCTTTTTTAATGCCGTAGATCAGATCAGTTTTGCCGTTAAACGGGGGGAAACTCTCGGTTTAGTCGGTGAGTCGGGCTGCGGAAAATCTACCTTAGCAAGGACAATTCTGCGCTTAATTCCTGCCACTTCTGGAGATATCTATTTCCGAGGAGAAAATCTCGCTAAATTAAACCCCAGCGATCCAAAATTAAGACTACTGAGACGGGAATTACAGATAGTTTTTCAGAATCCCTACAACTCCCTGAATCCCCGTTTATCCATCGGTAAAGCAATTTTAGAACCGATGGTTATTCATCATACCGGCGGCAATTACAAAAAGCAACGGCAACGAGTAGAATATTTATTAGAACGAGTTAAACTCGATCCTAATTGGTTTGATCGCTATCCCCATCAATTATCGGGAGGACAACGACAAAGGGTGTGTATTGCTCGCGCTTTAGCCTTAAATCCTCAGTTTATTATCTGTGATGAATCTGTCTCTGCTTTAGATGTTTCCGTGCAAGCGGGAGTCTTAAATTTACTCAAAGAATTACAGCAGGAATTTAATCTCACTTATATCTTTATTTCCCACGATTTAAGTGTCGTCAGATTTATGAGCGATCGGATTATGGTGATGAATAAAGGTAAAATTGAGGAAATGGGTACAGCTAACGAAATTATCAACTCTCCCCAAAGTGATTACACCCGTAAACTTATCGCTTCTATTCCCCAATTTACCCAAAGTCTTGCTAGTTAA
- the groES gene encoding co-chaperone GroES gives MAAVSINVTTVKPLGDRVFVKVSPSEEKTAGGIFLPDAAKEKPQIGEVVAVGPGKRNDDGSRTPVEVGVGDKVLYSKYAGTDIKLGGEEFVLLSEKDILAAVS, from the coding sequence ATGGCTGCAGTCAGCATCAACGTAACTACTGTTAAACCCCTAGGCGATCGAGTTTTCGTCAAAGTTAGTCCCAGCGAAGAAAAAACCGCCGGTGGTATTTTCCTTCCCGACGCCGCTAAAGAAAAACCCCAAATCGGGGAAGTCGTGGCCGTCGGCCCCGGCAAACGCAACGATGACGGTAGCCGTACCCCCGTAGAAGTGGGTGTGGGTGACAAAGTTCTCTACTCCAAATATGCCGGAACCGATATCAAACTTGGTGGCGAAGAATTCGTTCTCCTCTCCGAAAAAGACATTCTCGCCGCCGTTTCCTAA
- the metK gene encoding methionine adenosyltransferase, translating to MSKRYLFTSESVTEGHPDKICDQISDTILDALLSQDDHSRVAAEVVVNTGLVLITGEITSKAQVHFVDLVRKKIAEIGYINADNGFSSNSCTVLVALDEQSPDISQGVTAAQENRELLSNDELDKIGAGDQGIVFGFACNETPEFMPLPISLAHRIARRLAAVRKTGELSYLRPDGKTQVSVIYEDGRPVGIDTILVSTQHDATIGDITDNDLVQQKIKSDLWEAVVQPVFSDLEIKPDANTRYLVNPTGKFVIGGPQGDAGLTGRKIIVDTYGGYSRHGGGAFSGKDPTKVDRSAAYACRYVAKNIVAAGLADKCEIQVGYAIGVARPVSLFVETFGTGKVADDVILDLINKYFELRPAGIIQTFNLRGLPSERGERFYQDVAAYGHFGRNDLDLPWEQTDKAAILKEALTSAVV from the coding sequence TTGTCTAAACGTTATTTGTTCACCTCCGAATCGGTTACAGAGGGACATCCCGATAAAATTTGTGACCAGATTTCTGATACTATTCTCGATGCTCTGTTATCCCAAGATGACCACAGTCGTGTAGCGGCTGAAGTGGTTGTCAATACAGGGTTAGTCTTGATTACTGGTGAAATCACCTCGAAAGCACAGGTTCATTTCGTCGATTTAGTTCGCAAGAAAATCGCTGAAATCGGCTATATCAACGCAGATAACGGCTTTTCCTCGAATAGTTGCACCGTTTTAGTCGCTTTAGACGAACAATCTCCCGATATTTCCCAGGGTGTCACGGCTGCTCAGGAAAATCGCGAACTTCTCAGCAATGATGAACTCGATAAAATTGGTGCGGGAGACCAGGGTATTGTCTTCGGTTTCGCTTGCAATGAAACCCCCGAATTTATGCCCTTACCGATTAGTTTAGCCCACCGCATCGCTCGCCGTTTAGCGGCAGTCAGAAAAACGGGTGAACTGTCCTATCTGCGTCCCGACGGTAAAACGCAAGTATCGGTCATTTATGAAGATGGTCGTCCCGTGGGTATCGATACTATCCTTGTTTCTACCCAACACGATGCTACTATCGGCGATATCACCGATAATGATCTCGTCCAACAAAAGATTAAAAGTGATCTCTGGGAAGCGGTAGTACAACCGGTCTTCAGCGATTTAGAGATTAAACCCGATGCCAATACCCGTTATCTGGTTAATCCCACCGGAAAATTCGTCATTGGTGGACCCCAAGGCGACGCGGGATTAACGGGACGGAAAATTATCGTCGATACCTACGGTGGCTATTCTCGTCACGGTGGCGGCGCTTTCTCCGGTAAGGATCCTACCAAAGTCGATCGCTCCGCGGCCTATGCTTGCCGTTATGTGGCCAAAAACATCGTCGCTGCTGGTTTGGCCGATAAGTGCGAGATTCAAGTGGGTTATGCGATTGGGGTAGCTCGTCCGGTGAGTCTCTTCGTGGAAACCTTTGGCACTGGCAAAGTCGCTGATGATGTGATTCTGGACTTAATCAATAAATACTTTGAACTCCGTCCGGCCGGTATTATCCAAACCTTTAACCTGCGCGGTTTACCCAGTGAAAGAGGCGAGCGTTTTTACCAAGATGTGGCCGCTTATGGTCATTTTGGTCGCAATGATCTCGATTTACCCTGGGAACAAACCGATAAAGCCGCTATCCTCAAAGAAGCTTTGACTTCTGCGGTAGTATAG
- the trxA gene encoding thioredoxin: MGTATFIQDETEFDSLLKSESLLVVDCTATWCGPCKLVAPLIDRLADDYRDRAKVFKLDLDSNKPVAKRFGIRSIPAVMVFKQGKLIETLVGVKPYEEFTAAVERQL; encoded by the coding sequence ATGGGTACGGCTACATTTATTCAAGATGAAACTGAATTTGATTCCCTGTTAAAGAGTGAATCACTGTTGGTGGTAGATTGCACGGCAACCTGGTGTGGACCTTGCAAACTGGTGGCGCCGTTGATCGATCGATTGGCCGATGACTATCGCGATCGCGCCAAAGTCTTCAAACTTGACCTAGACAGTAACAAACCCGTGGCCAAACGCTTTGGGATTAGAAGTATTCCGGCGGTCATGGTATTTAAACAGGGGAAATTGATAGAAACATTAGTTGGGGTTAAACCCTATGAAGAATTTACGGCTGCGGTAGAACGACAATTATAG
- a CDS encoding recombinase family protein: MVLQVIALTSPMTATPSNDLSAWERLEQGRQAKASNGGYAGYGSPAFGQRSIDGELVDDPEECRVIELIRRHHKSGKSLQKIADWLNEQGYTTKRGQPWQRISVKRVLDRLYGKVSRISGVTPQTEHNPEVLTPASGDAAPKTIRGSITPK, from the coding sequence ATGGTTTTGCAAGTTATTGCATTGACATCCCCTATGACAGCGACCCCTTCAAACGATTTATCTGCCTGGGAGCGGCTAGAACAAGGTAGACAAGCAAAAGCAAGCAACGGTGGTTATGCGGGCTACGGCTCCCCTGCCTTTGGACAACGATCGATCGATGGTGAATTAGTGGATGATCCGGAAGAGTGCCGGGTCATTGAACTGATTCGCCGTCATCACAAATCAGGGAAATCCTTGCAGAAGATCGCCGATTGGCTTAATGAACAGGGCTACACCACCAAACGTGGTCAACCGTGGCAGCGTATTTCCGTAAAGCGGGTGCTTGATCGACTATATGGAAAGGTGTCCAGAATTTCCGGAGTAACCCCTCAGACCGAGCATAACCCGGAAGTACTCACCCCAGCGTCTGGTGATGCCGCTCCTAAAACCATTAGAGGCTCAATAACCCCTAAATAA
- the groL gene encoding chaperonin GroEL (60 kDa chaperone family; promotes refolding of misfolded polypeptides especially under stressful conditions; forms two stacked rings of heptamers to form a barrel-shaped 14mer; ends can be capped by GroES; misfolded proteins enter the barrel where they are refolded when GroES binds) — protein sequence MAKSIIYNEDARRALEKGMDLLAEAVAVTLGPKGRNVVLEKKFGAPQIVNDGITIAKEIELEDHIENTGVALIRQAASKTNDVAGDGTTTATVLAHAIVKEGLRNVAAGANPISLKKGIDKAADFLVSQIAKHAKPVEDSKAIAQVGAISAGNDDEVGQMIASAMDKVGKEGVISLEEGKSMTTELEITEGMRFDKGYISPYFVTDTERMECVFEDPAILITDKKIGLVQDLVPILEQVARQGKPLVIIAEDIEKEALATLVVNRLRGVLNVTAVKAPGFGDRRKAMLEDIAVLTGGQVISEDAGLKLETTKIDSLGTARRITMNKDTTTIVAEGNDVAVKTRCEQIRRQIEETDSSYDKEKLQERLAKLAGGVAVIKVGAATETEMKDRKLRLEDAINATKAAVEEGIVPGGGTTLAHLAPQLETWAKETLQHEELTGALIVSRAISAPLKRIAENAGQNGAVIAERVKEKPFNVGYNAATGEFSDMFEAGIVDPAKVTRSALQNAASIAGMVLTTECIVVDKPEKEKSAPPAGGGDFDY from the coding sequence ATGGCTAAATCTATTATCTACAACGAAGATGCCCGTCGCGCCTTAGAAAAAGGCATGGATCTGCTGGCCGAAGCGGTGGCCGTCACCCTTGGTCCCAAAGGTCGTAACGTCGTCCTCGAAAAGAAATTTGGCGCACCCCAAATCGTCAATGATGGCATCACCATCGCTAAAGAAATCGAACTGGAAGACCATATCGAGAACACCGGTGTGGCTTTAATTCGCCAAGCCGCCTCAAAAACCAACGATGTAGCGGGTGATGGTACTACTACCGCCACCGTTCTCGCTCACGCTATCGTTAAAGAAGGTTTACGCAACGTCGCCGCCGGTGCTAACCCGATTTCTCTGAAAAAAGGTATCGATAAAGCTGCCGATTTCCTCGTCAGTCAAATCGCCAAACACGCGAAACCCGTAGAAGATTCCAAAGCGATCGCACAAGTGGGTGCTATCTCTGCCGGTAACGATGATGAAGTCGGTCAAATGATCGCCTCGGCCATGGATAAAGTCGGCAAAGAAGGCGTAATTTCCCTAGAAGAAGGGAAATCGATGACCACCGAACTAGAAATCACCGAAGGGATGCGTTTTGACAAAGGTTATATCTCTCCCTACTTTGTCACCGACACCGAACGCATGGAATGCGTTTTTGAGGATCCCGCTATTCTGATTACCGACAAAAAAATCGGTTTAGTACAGGATTTGGTTCCCATTCTCGAACAAGTTGCCCGTCAAGGCAAACCCCTAGTAATTATCGCCGAAGACATCGAAAAAGAAGCTTTGGCAACCCTAGTGGTTAACCGTCTGCGCGGTGTTCTTAACGTCACTGCGGTGAAAGCTCCTGGATTTGGCGATCGCAGAAAAGCGATGTTAGAAGATATCGCCGTTTTAACCGGTGGTCAAGTAATCAGCGAAGATGCGGGTTTAAAACTGGAAACCACCAAAATTGACAGCTTAGGTACGGCCCGTCGTATCACCATGAACAAAGATACCACCACCATCGTCGCCGAAGGAAACGACGTGGCAGTGAAAACCCGTTGTGAGCAAATTCGCCGTCAAATCGAGGAAACCGATTCTTCCTACGATAAAGAAAAACTGCAAGAACGTCTGGCTAAATTAGCCGGGGGTGTGGCAGTGATTAAAGTCGGTGCCGCTACGGAAACGGAAATGAAAGACCGCAAATTGCGCCTAGAAGACGCAATTAACGCCACTAAAGCAGCCGTAGAAGAAGGTATCGTCCCCGGGGGTGGTACTACTTTAGCTCACCTCGCTCCCCAATTGGAAACTTGGGCTAAAGAAACCCTCCAGCATGAAGAATTAACCGGTGCTTTAATCGTTTCTCGTGCGATTTCTGCCCCCTTAAAACGGATCGCTGAAAATGCCGGCCAAAACGGTGCAGTTATTGCCGAACGGGTGAAAGAGAAGCCCTTTAATGTCGGTTATAATGCCGCTACCGGTGAGTTCTCCGATATGTTTGAGGCGGGTATCGTTGACCCCGCTAAAGTGACTCGTTCTGCCCTACAAAATGCCGCTTCGATCGCCGGTATGGTTTTAACTACCGAGTGTATTGTTGTGGATAAACCGGAAAAAGAAAAATCCGCTCCTCCTGCCGGCGGTGGTGACTTCGACTATTAA